The following proteins are encoded in a genomic region of Arachis ipaensis cultivar K30076 chromosome B02, Araip1.1, whole genome shotgun sequence:
- the LOC107627333 gene encoding legumin type B-like — MSSLLLSLTFAYLVLIERLTTCHAQSHGDRIGECRLEHLSVMEPTKRVESEGGVAEFWDDKNQQLQCIGVTLIRYTIRPNGLLLPFYTNAPRIHYVLQDYGNWVQK; from the exons ATGTCTTCATTATTACTTTCTCTCACATTTGCTTACCTCGTTCTTATTGAACGTTTAACAACATGTCATGCGCAGTCACATGGAGACAGAATCGGAGAGTGCCGTCTTGAGCACCTCAGCGTCATGGAACCTACAAAACGAGTTGAATCTGAAGGTGGCGTAGCTGAGTTCTGGGATGACAAGAACCAGCAGCTCCAATGCATTGGTGTCACGTTGATTCGATACACTATAAGACCCAATGGCCTTCTCTTGCCATTTTACACCAATGCCCCCAGAATCCACTATGTTCTCCAAG ATTATGGCAATTGGGTACAAAAGTAA